One Desulfovibrio fairfieldensis genomic window carries:
- the dxs gene encoding 1-deoxy-D-xylulose-5-phosphate synthase, with translation MSQTAATSLLDGITDPAQVAALSEPQLTELAEEVRRRIIEVVAHNGGHLAPSLGVVELTLALLSTFDLNKDKLIWDVGHQAYAHKLLTGRADSFHTLRTLGGLSGFPRMAESPYDHFGVGHSSTSISAALGMALARDLSGLRHHVLAVIGDGSLTAGEAFEGLNLAGHMGRRLIVVLNDNEMSISSNVGALSLFLSRTLSRRWVRQTRREVLRFLRSIPRIGQKLALYAMRGEWSFKSFFTPGMLFEAFRFTYIGPVDGHDIPALRRHLQMAAAVEDGPVLLHVRTRKGKGYAPAEKNPTQYHGVGLFTPETGLPVASAALPTFTRVFSDTLLELAEKDERIIAITAAMPEGTGTNRFRERFPERFVDTGICEQHAVTFAAGLASQGYRPALAIYSTFLQRGYDQVIHDVCLQNLPVTFCVDRAGLVGEDGATHHGAFDIAYLRHIPQIRLLAPRDEDMLRHSLRTALNGDGPCALRYPRGAGFGVPLEGGPRLLVPGMGEVLRQGEKIAIIAVGNRAHPSLEAATLVEKELGFSPLVFDPVWLKPLPEEQLADLARRFDRMLIVEEGALAGGFSSAVLEFLNDHGLLRGQRIRRLGLPDSFVEHGKQLQLRELVGLRSRGIARAAMELAREY, from the coding sequence ATGAGCCAGACGGCAGCAACGTCCCTTCTGGACGGCATTACCGACCCCGCGCAGGTTGCGGCTCTTTCCGAGCCTCAACTGACCGAGCTGGCGGAAGAGGTGCGTCGGCGCATCATTGAGGTGGTGGCGCACAACGGCGGTCATCTGGCCCCCTCGCTGGGCGTGGTGGAGCTGACCCTGGCCCTGCTTTCCACTTTTGACCTGAACAAGGACAAACTGATCTGGGACGTGGGCCATCAGGCCTATGCCCACAAGTTGCTCACGGGCCGGGCCGACAGCTTCCATACGTTGCGTACCTTGGGTGGCCTGTCGGGCTTTCCGCGCATGGCTGAAAGCCCTTACGATCACTTCGGAGTGGGCCATTCCTCCACATCCATTTCGGCAGCGCTGGGCATGGCCCTGGCCCGGGATCTCTCGGGTCTGCGCCACCATGTGCTGGCGGTCATCGGCGACGGCTCGCTGACCGCCGGAGAGGCTTTTGAAGGGCTCAACCTGGCCGGACACATGGGGCGTCGGCTTATTGTGGTGCTCAACGACAATGAGATGTCCATTTCCTCCAATGTGGGCGCGCTGTCCCTGTTCCTGAGCCGCACGCTTTCGCGGCGCTGGGTGCGCCAGACCCGCCGGGAAGTGCTTAGGTTCCTGCGCTCCATTCCGCGCATCGGGCAAAAGCTGGCGCTCTACGCCATGCGCGGCGAATGGAGTTTCAAGTCCTTCTTTACGCCGGGCATGCTCTTCGAGGCTTTCCGCTTCACCTATATCGGCCCGGTGGACGGGCACGACATCCCGGCCCTGCGGCGGCATCTGCAAATGGCCGCGGCCGTGGAGGACGGGCCGGTGCTGCTGCACGTGCGCACCCGCAAGGGCAAAGGCTACGCCCCGGCGGAAAAGAATCCCACCCAATACCACGGCGTGGGCCTGTTCACGCCGGAAACCGGCCTGCCCGTGGCCTCGGCGGCGCTGCCCACCTTTACCCGCGTTTTCAGCGACACCCTGCTGGAACTGGCGGAAAAGGACGAGCGGATCATCGCCATCACGGCGGCCATGCCCGAAGGCACGGGCACCAACCGTTTCAGGGAGCGCTTTCCAGAGCGTTTTGTGGATACGGGCATCTGTGAGCAGCATGCGGTGACATTTGCCGCCGGGCTGGCCAGCCAGGGCTACCGGCCCGCGCTGGCTATTTACTCCACTTTTTTGCAGCGCGGCTATGACCAGGTGATCCACGACGTCTGCCTGCAAAATTTGCCCGTGACATTCTGCGTGGACCGTGCCGGGCTGGTGGGCGAGGACGGGGCCACACACCATGGGGCCTTTGATATCGCCTACTTGCGGCACATTCCGCAGATCCGGCTGTTGGCCCCGCGCGATGAGGACATGCTGCGTCACAGCCTGAGAACAGCTCTGAACGGCGACGGCCCCTGCGCCCTGCGCTACCCGCGCGGCGCGGGCTTCGGCGTGCCCTTGGAAGGGGGGCCGCGTCTGCTGGTGCCGGGCATGGGCGAAGTGCTGCGCCAGGGCGAAAAAATCGCCATCATCGCCGTGGGCAACCGCGCGCACCCGTCTCTGGAGGCCGCGACACTGGTGGAAAAAGAACTGGGCTTCAGCCCCCTGGTTTTTGACCCTGTCTGGCTCAAGCCCCTGCCGGAAGAGCAACTGGCGGATCTGGCCCGGCGTTTTGACCGCATGCTGATTGTGGAAGAAGGCGCGCTGGCCGGAGGCTTTTCCTCGGCTGTTCTGGAATTCCTCAATGATCACGGACTGCTGCGCGGCCAGCGTATCCGGCGTCTGGGCCTGCCGGACAGTTTTGTGGAGCACGGCAAACAGTTGCAGCTACGTGAGCTGGTGGGGCTGCGCAGCCGGGGCATTGCCCGCGCCGCCATGGAGCTGGCCCGTGAATATTAA
- the tilS gene encoding tRNA lysidine(34) synthetase TilS gives MNSLPELRSLLPASARLCLAVERFCLRRLKLPRGTRLVLALSGGADSTALACILRILSPRLRLDLFALTVNHGLRPEADADARCARDLCARLGIPCVQRHADVTGLAAGKGWGLEEAGRHARYALLEEERRARQADFVALGHHNEDLSEDVLLRLTRGTGWPALGGMAARDDTRRLLRPLLFTWPQALRELLRQCGIAWREDASNDSPAFTRNRLRHNVLPLLRAENPSLDRSMAALWQLAQWDADYWEKTLSEALAAHPWQEEEHDGRPCLILPRALLAALHPAARLRLYLKVVRLLLGRATGDSGGQARSRTLLDLDAALREGRGNTRFQLPGGIEAGLKGGAMRFSRTLVSHEVGSLNAQGKI, from the coding sequence ATGAATTCTTTGCCGGAACTGCGCAGCCTGCTCCCAGCTTCCGCCCGGCTGTGCCTCGCGGTGGAACGCTTCTGCCTGCGCCGTCTGAAACTTCCGCGCGGCACCCGGTTGGTGCTGGCGCTTTCCGGCGGGGCGGATTCCACGGCTCTGGCCTGCATCCTGCGTATTCTTTCCCCGCGTCTCAGGCTTGACCTTTTCGCGTTGACCGTAAATCACGGCCTGCGGCCCGAGGCCGACGCGGATGCCCGTTGCGCGCGCGATCTTTGCGCGCGGCTCGGCATACCGTGCGTACAACGCCACGCGGATGTAACCGGGTTGGCGGCCGGCAAGGGCTGGGGCCTGGAAGAAGCCGGGCGCCACGCTCGCTACGCTCTTTTGGAAGAGGAGCGCCGCGCGCGGCAAGCGGATTTTGTGGCTCTCGGCCATCATAACGAGGATCTGAGCGAGGACGTGCTGCTGCGCCTTACGCGCGGCACGGGCTGGCCCGCGCTGGGCGGCATGGCGGCCCGCGACGATACCCGCCGCCTGCTGCGCCCCCTGCTTTTCACCTGGCCGCAGGCGCTTAGGGAGCTGTTGCGCCAATGCGGCATCGCCTGGCGGGAAGATGCCAGCAATGACAGCCCGGCCTTTACCCGCAACCGCCTGCGTCACAATGTCCTCCCCCTGCTGCGCGCGGAAAACCCGTCACTGGACAGAAGCATGGCCGCGCTCTGGCAACTGGCGCAATGGGACGCGGACTACTGGGAAAAGACCCTGTCTGAAGCGCTGGCCGCTCATCCCTGGCAGGAGGAAGAACACGACGGGCGTCCCTGCCTGATTCTTCCCCGCGCGCTGTTGGCGGCGTTGCACCCGGCGGCTCGTTTACGTCTCTACCTCAAAGTTGTGCGTCTGCTGCTCGGCCGGGCGACCGGGGACTCGGGCGGGCAAGCCCGCTCCCGCACGCTGCTGGATTTGGACGCCGCGTTGCGCGAGGGACGCGGCAATACCCGCTTTCAACTGCCCGGCGGCATTGAAGCCGGACTCAAGGGCGGCGCAATGCGTTTTTCCCGGACGCTCGTCTCGCATGAGGTGGGCAGCCTCAATGCGCAAGGAAAAATATGA
- the ccsA gene encoding cytochrome c biogenesis protein CcsA, giving the protein MISPEASTLITLIFYALASIVGLAGMIMRSPLWRRLGCWLAMAGFICQTLMLATGFHKALPGGLSLGAYLQMLAWFVLLCGLAVWFKLRQETALLFAAPLGLMLFAMSAPYLSALVQVPPSLKAPFYALHIGALFLSLGLLALAFAAGALFLFLEGRIKSKQSMKGFWQDMPALSMLDKINAFTTLTAFPLYTLGIVAGLIWAKPVFGATVTGDPKEVISIVVWLLFAVLFHNRLANGWKGRKPARLAVFIFLLCLFSIIVVNTFMDTHHAFIRR; this is encoded by the coding sequence ATGATCTCCCCTGAAGCCTCAACGCTGATAACTCTGATTTTCTATGCCTTGGCCAGCATCGTCGGTCTTGCGGGCATGATCATGCGCAGTCCCCTGTGGCGACGGCTGGGCTGCTGGCTGGCCATGGCCGGTTTCATCTGCCAGACCCTGATGCTGGCCACGGGCTTTCACAAAGCCCTGCCCGGCGGTCTGAGCTTGGGCGCGTATCTGCAGATGCTGGCCTGGTTTGTGCTGCTCTGCGGTCTGGCCGTTTGGTTCAAGCTGCGCCAGGAAACAGCCCTGCTGTTTGCCGCGCCCTTGGGCCTGATGCTCTTCGCCATGTCCGCGCCCTACCTCAGCGCCCTTGTGCAGGTGCCCCCTTCGCTCAAAGCCCCTTTTTACGCCCTGCATATCGGCGCGCTGTTCCTGAGCCTGGGACTGCTGGCCCTCGCCTTTGCCGCCGGGGCGCTGTTTCTTTTTCTGGAGGGGCGGATCAAAAGCAAACAGAGCATGAAGGGCTTTTGGCAGGATATGCCCGCCCTTTCCATGCTGGATAAAATCAACGCCTTCACCACCCTGACGGCATTTCCGCTCTACACCCTGGGCATCGTGGCAGGTCTGATCTGGGCCAAACCCGTCTTCGGGGCCACGGTCACCGGCGACCCCAAGGAAGTCATCAGCATCGTGGTCTGGCTGCTGTTCGCGGTATTGTTCCACAACCGTCTGGCTAACGGCTGGAAGGGCCGCAAACCGGCGCGGCTGGCCGTTTTTATTTTCCTTCTCTGTCTGTTTTCAATCATTGTGGTGAACACCTTCATGGATACGCATCACGCCTTCATCCGACGCTAA
- a CDS encoding glycosyltransferase — translation MKKGLDPAHYFNSGVLVFHPRRLRALFMIENSPLSGEFQKGEAYSCQKEALLCYKKVVLTSVVAKESDNR, via the coding sequence GTGAAAAAAGGCCTGGACCCTGCGCACTACTTCAACAGCGGCGTACTGGTCTTTCATCCGCGCCGCCTGCGCGCCTTGTTTATGATCGAAAACTCCCCGCTAAGCGGGGAGTTCCAAAAAGGCGAAGCCTATAGCTGTCAAAAAGAAGCTCTCCTTTGCTACAAAAAAGTTGTCCTGACTTCCGTAGTAGCAAAGGAGAGCGACAATAGATGA
- a CDS encoding M23 family metallopeptidase, with the protein MKTLLSMAMRRLVLLATCLMFSIPVLAGVRLEAPEKAARGDAFLAQAISDQPVRHFVFHWMGKTFTAAAQADSQNSGQWRAVILLPVPLDEKAAGLELGVAAVPEVKKAKSAAPTAQTSLALYDKDRPVQKLTVDKKYVNPPASQLARIKNDREKVRQALAQPLPERLWTLPFARPVPGGVSSLFGMKRVFNGQPRSVHRGLDLRGAQGSPIQACADGQVALVDNLYFSGNVVYINHGEGVFSSYLHMSEAKVRPGERVRKGQIIGLVGATGRVTGPHLHLSLIVQGQSVDPQPFLAASYVPAGADSTRTAHGLPGVSGVQRLPSANSANSGSQAQ; encoded by the coding sequence ATGAAAACTCTGTTGAGCATGGCCATGCGCCGTCTGGTGCTGCTGGCGACCTGTCTTATGTTCAGTATTCCGGTTCTGGCCGGAGTGCGCCTGGAAGCGCCTGAAAAGGCGGCCAGGGGCGACGCCTTTCTGGCGCAGGCCATCAGCGACCAGCCGGTCCGGCACTTTGTTTTTCATTGGATGGGCAAGACCTTTACGGCTGCCGCGCAGGCTGACAGCCAAAACAGCGGCCAGTGGCGGGCAGTGATCCTGTTGCCCGTGCCCCTGGATGAAAAGGCCGCCGGTCTGGAACTGGGCGTGGCTGCCGTGCCCGAGGTGAAAAAGGCCAAAAGCGCAGCGCCGACGGCGCAAACCAGCCTGGCCCTCTATGACAAAGACCGGCCGGTGCAGAAACTCACGGTGGACAAAAAATATGTCAATCCGCCTGCTTCGCAGCTGGCCCGGATCAAAAATGACCGCGAAAAAGTGCGTCAGGCTCTGGCCCAGCCCCTGCCTGAACGCCTCTGGACACTGCCCTTCGCGCGACCCGTTCCGGGTGGGGTGTCCAGTCTGTTCGGCATGAAGCGGGTGTTCAACGGCCAGCCGCGCAGCGTGCATCGCGGTCTGGATCTGCGCGGGGCGCAGGGTTCGCCCATTCAGGCCTGCGCCGACGGCCAGGTGGCTCTGGTGGACAATCTGTATTTTTCCGGCAATGTGGTGTACATCAACCACGGTGAGGGCGTTTTCAGCTCGTATCTGCATATGTCCGAAGCCAAAGTCCGGCCCGGCGAGCGCGTGCGCAAGGGCCAGATCATCGGCCTGGTGGGGGCCACCGGACGGGTGACGGGGCCGCATCTGCATCTTTCGCTCATTGTGCAGGGCCAGTCCGTGGACCCGCAGCCTTTTCTCGCCGCGTCATACGTCCCGGCCGGAGCTGATTCGACCCGGACCGCCCACGGTCTGCCCGGCGTTTCCGGCGTCCAGCGCCTTCCGTCCGCCAATTCGGCTAATTCCGGGAGTCAGGCCCAATGA
- the hemA gene encoding glutamyl-tRNA reductase yields the protein MDCDIFLVGLNHRTAGVDVRERFALVNHCDEEHWALPCAGAVSEAMILSTCNRVELLAAGTGDVSGQVLECWARARGAKADELRPYVYIHQNLEAVRHLFSVASSLDSMVLGEPQILGQLKNAYRKAVDSHATGVILNRLLHKAFSVAKRVRTETAVASSAVSISYAAVELAKRIFGDMHSHKALLVGAGEMAELAATHLLQAGIDEILVANRTFARGQELAEQFHGRAIPFEQLAGHLTEVDIIITSTGSPEPVIRARDIRAVLKARKNRPMFFIDIAVPRDIDPDVNGLDNVYLYDIDDLKEVVEENLANRRDEAAKATEIVNEEVEFFAHWLSSLDAQPTIVDLIQRGERAAQEELTRTLKRLGPLDDASREALETMANALVRKLNHDPIMFLKGDGMAREGAASRISTVRRIFNLDKNVCTCSGKN from the coding sequence ATGGACTGCGATATCTTTCTTGTGGGTCTCAATCACCGCACGGCGGGCGTGGATGTGCGCGAGCGCTTCGCCCTGGTAAACCACTGTGACGAGGAGCATTGGGCCCTGCCCTGTGCCGGGGCGGTGAGCGAGGCCATGATTCTTTCCACCTGTAATCGTGTGGAACTGTTGGCCGCGGGCACGGGCGACGTGTCCGGCCAGGTGCTGGAATGCTGGGCCAGGGCGCGCGGCGCGAAAGCCGACGAACTCCGGCCTTACGTCTACATTCATCAGAACCTGGAAGCCGTGCGCCATCTGTTTTCCGTGGCCTCCAGCCTGGATTCCATGGTCCTGGGCGAACCCCAGATCCTGGGTCAGTTGAAGAACGCCTACCGCAAGGCTGTGGACAGCCATGCCACGGGCGTGATTCTCAACCGCCTGCTGCACAAGGCATTTTCCGTAGCCAAACGGGTGCGCACGGAAACTGCCGTGGCCTCCAGCGCCGTATCCATCAGCTACGCGGCAGTGGAGCTGGCTAAACGAATCTTCGGGGATATGCATTCCCACAAGGCCCTGCTGGTAGGCGCGGGCGAAATGGCCGAACTGGCGGCCACCCACCTGCTGCAGGCCGGTATAGATGAAATTCTGGTAGCCAACCGCACCTTCGCGCGCGGCCAGGAGCTGGCCGAACAGTTCCACGGCCGGGCCATCCCCTTTGAGCAACTGGCCGGGCATCTCACGGAGGTGGACATCATCATCACCTCCACCGGCTCGCCGGAACCCGTCATCCGGGCCCGTGACATCCGCGCCGTGCTCAAGGCGCGTAAAAACCGGCCCATGTTCTTTATCGACATTGCCGTGCCCCGCGATATTGACCCGGACGTCAACGGCCTGGACAACGTCTATCTTTACGACATTGACGATCTTAAAGAAGTTGTTGAAGAAAATCTGGCAAACCGCCGGGACGAGGCGGCCAAAGCCACGGAAATCGTCAATGAGGAAGTGGAATTTTTTGCCCACTGGCTCAGCAGCCTTGACGCCCAACCCACTATCGTGGACCTGATCCAGCGCGGGGAACGCGCGGCACAGGAGGAGCTGACCCGAACCCTCAAACGCCTGGGCCCGCTGGACGACGCAAGCCGCGAAGCCCTGGAGACCATGGCCAACGCTTTGGTGCGCAAGCTGAACCATGATCCCATCATGTTTCTCAAAGGCGACGGCATGGCTCGTGAGGGGGCGGCGTCGCGCATCAGCACTGTGCGGCGGATTTTCAATCTGGACAAAAACGTCTGTACCTGTAGCGGGAAGAACTGA
- a CDS encoding polyprenyl synthetase family protein, whose amino-acid sequence MMPVEKMKALLKSRGREVETYLSACLDGRPMPPRLKESMLYSLQAGGKRLRPVLCLSCAALCGLEPQKALPFAAAIEMIHTYSLIHDDLPAMDDDDLRRGKPSNHKAFDEATAILAGDGLLTDAFVIMCRAPVPPDRLLRAVAELALAAGASGMVGGQEWDMIYTGRSRVSLEELRGMHAMKTGALLRASCVCGGLLAGAEDKALRAISDFGSSLGVAFQIADDILDVVADTATLGKPAGSDAEQGKNTYPSLVGLEKSRELARAQAGAAQAALAGFAGPEADFLRALADYTVNRAA is encoded by the coding sequence GTGATGCCCGTGGAAAAAATGAAAGCTCTGCTCAAAAGCCGGGGCAGGGAAGTGGAAACGTATTTGTCCGCCTGTCTGGATGGCCGCCCCATGCCGCCGCGCCTTAAGGAGTCCATGCTCTACAGCCTGCAGGCCGGGGGCAAGCGGCTGCGCCCGGTGCTCTGCCTGAGCTGCGCCGCCCTCTGCGGCCTGGAGCCGCAAAAGGCGCTGCCCTTTGCGGCGGCCATTGAGATGATTCACACGTATTCCCTGATCCACGACGATTTGCCTGCCATGGATGACGACGACCTGCGGCGCGGCAAGCCTTCCAACCACAAGGCTTTTGACGAGGCCACGGCCATTCTGGCCGGGGACGGCCTGCTGACCGACGCTTTTGTGATCATGTGCCGTGCGCCCGTGCCCCCCGACAGGCTGCTCCGGGCCGTGGCCGAACTGGCTTTGGCCGCCGGGGCGTCCGGCATGGTGGGCGGGCAGGAATGGGATATGATTTATACCGGCCGTTCCCGGGTCAGCCTTGAGGAATTGCGGGGCATGCACGCCATGAAGACCGGCGCCCTGCTGCGGGCCTCCTGCGTGTGCGGCGGATTGCTGGCCGGGGCTGAGGACAAGGCGCTACGGGCCATCAGCGATTTCGGCTCGTCTCTGGGTGTGGCCTTTCAGATCGCCGACGATATTCTGGATGTGGTGGCGGATACGGCCACGCTGGGCAAACCCGCAGGCAGCGACGCGGAGCAGGGCAAGAATACCTATCCTTCCCTAGTGGGCCTTGAGAAGAGCCGTGAGCTGGCCCGCGCCCAGGCTGGCGCGGCGCAGGCGGCGCTGGCGGGCTTTGCCGGGCCGGAGGCCGATTTCCTGCGCGCTCTGGCCGATTATACCGTGAACCGGGCGGCCTGA
- a CDS encoding precorrin-2 dehydrogenase/sirohydrochlorin ferrochelatase family protein — protein sequence MSMPSPHAPLYPIFLSLEGRACLVAGLGGVGRRKLEGLLACGPASVLVLDILRAEDLSAEAAALLTDPRACFESRTCTPADIQGRALVFAATGSAVENTRIAALCREANVLCNCASAPELGAFSVPAVARQDGLAAALSTGGASPALARRWRCELEGWLAPRARMVLLMGRLRPLVLALHAETGQNTELFRRVAASPLQHWLAEGDLQSCRQWLLAELPPVLHVHIAELLDDLP from the coding sequence ATGTCGATGCCCTCGCCGCACGCCCCTTTGTACCCGATTTTTCTTTCGCTGGAAGGCCGCGCCTGTCTGGTGGCGGGCCTGGGCGGCGTGGGGCGACGCAAGCTAGAGGGTCTGCTGGCTTGCGGCCCGGCTTCAGTGCTGGTTCTGGATATCTTGCGAGCGGAAGACCTGTCTGCCGAAGCCGCAGCCCTGCTGACAGACCCCAGGGCGTGCTTTGAAAGCCGCACCTGTACTCCGGCGGATATACAAGGTCGCGCCCTGGTATTCGCGGCTACCGGCAGCGCGGTGGAAAACACCCGTATCGCCGCCTTGTGCCGGGAGGCGAATGTGCTCTGCAACTGTGCCAGCGCGCCCGAGCTGGGCGCTTTCAGCGTGCCCGCCGTGGCCCGGCAAGACGGGCTTGCGGCGGCCTTGTCCACAGGCGGGGCCAGTCCGGCTCTGGCCCGGCGCTGGCGATGCGAACTGGAGGGCTGGCTGGCCCCGCGCGCCCGTATGGTGCTCCTGATGGGCCGCCTGCGGCCTCTGGTCCTTGCCTTGCACGCCGAGACAGGGCAGAATACAGAGCTGTTCCGCAGGGTGGCGGCATCGCCTTTGCAGCACTGGCTGGCCGAAGGCGACCTTCAAAGCTGCCGACAGTGGCTTCTGGCGGAACTGCCCCCGGTTTTACACGTTCACATAGCGGAGTTGCTTGATGATCTCCCCTGA
- a CDS encoding glycosyltransferase family 9 protein produces the protein MSAFLVLQAARFGDLVQSKRLIRTLEQRGRVHLGVDAGLVPLARLLYPAAEVHGLRLHGRPDAAVLLENRAVFRQWRTMDFQAVYNCNFAGLTAAICRLFEAERVMGYRPARTAAGGITRSSWARLAFRLSERRAFSPLNLVDFWAHFAPAPLAAELVNPPAKPGGQGLGVVLAGRESRRSLPLPLLGKMLQTLFSLLDGPRIRLLGTAAEQPAARKLLRLLPAKVQEKVEDLSGKTDWPGLVHAVEGLDALVTPDTGIMHLGAHLGVPVLAFFLSSAWCHETGPYGRGHWVWQASRACAPCLESAACPYQVACLDALHGEGFLRSLAAAVRPEARITAAPPDGLQVWRSDLDALGGVLRLHGGHDEYARQRTVTRALLADTLHLWEVDAQNGNALSTALDVAEHAELADLRDWLYKDTDWMLPPGRYC, from the coding sequence ATGTCGGCATTTCTGGTTTTACAGGCGGCTCGCTTCGGCGATCTGGTACAGAGCAAACGGCTGATCCGCACCCTGGAGCAGCGGGGCCGGGTGCACCTTGGCGTGGACGCCGGGCTTGTGCCTCTGGCCCGGCTGCTGTATCCCGCCGCCGAAGTCCATGGACTGCGCCTGCACGGCCGACCGGACGCCGCCGTCCTACTTGAAAACCGGGCAGTCTTCCGCCAGTGGCGGACCATGGATTTCCAGGCAGTCTATAATTGTAATTTCGCCGGGCTCACCGCCGCCATCTGCCGTCTGTTCGAGGCGGAGCGGGTCATGGGCTACCGTCCGGCACGAACGGCAGCGGGAGGCATCACGCGCTCGTCCTGGGCACGGCTGGCCTTCCGTCTGAGCGAGCGGCGGGCGTTCTCTCCCCTGAACCTGGTGGACTTCTGGGCGCATTTCGCACCGGCTCCCCTGGCGGCGGAACTGGTCAATCCCCCGGCAAAACCCGGCGGCCAGGGCCTTGGCGTGGTGCTGGCCGGACGTGAATCCCGCCGTTCACTGCCGTTGCCCCTGTTGGGCAAAATGCTGCAAACCCTTTTCAGCCTGCTGGACGGCCCGCGTATTCGCCTGCTGGGCACGGCGGCGGAGCAGCCCGCCGCGCGCAAGCTTTTGCGTTTGCTGCCCGCGAAAGTTCAAGAAAAGGTTGAAGATCTGAGCGGAAAAACCGACTGGCCCGGTCTGGTTCATGCTGTGGAGGGCCTTGACGCCCTGGTCACGCCGGATACGGGCATCATGCATCTGGGGGCGCATCTGGGCGTGCCGGTACTGGCTTTTTTTCTTTCCTCCGCCTGGTGCCATGAAACCGGTCCCTATGGCCGGGGACATTGGGTCTGGCAGGCCTCGCGCGCCTGCGCGCCCTGTCTGGAATCCGCTGCCTGCCCGTATCAGGTGGCCTGTCTGGACGCTCTGCACGGAGAGGGCTTTTTGCGCTCCCTGGCGGCGGCCGTGCGGCCCGAGGCGCGAATCACAGCCGCGCCGCCGGACGGCCTGCAGGTCTGGCGTAGCGATTTGGACGCCTTGGGCGGCGTATTACGCCTGCACGGCGGCCATGATGAATACGCCCGACAACGGACTGTGACGCGCGCTTTGCTGGCGGACACCCTGCATTTGTGGGAAGTGGATGCGCAGAATGGGAACGCGCTGTCCACTGCTCTGGACGTCGCGGAACATGCGGAACTGGCGGACCTGCGCGACTGGCTTTATAAGGATACGGATTGGATGCTGCCGCCCGGGAGGTATTGCTGA
- the xseB gene encoding exodeoxyribonuclease VII small subunit — protein sequence MSPKKENLFEKKMARLQEIVSALESGDLPLEEGMALYKEGAACSRFCREQLEKARHELSLWQDGELKSLNPDEVGSTARGQGPQEAE from the coding sequence ATGAGCCCCAAGAAAGAAAATCTTTTCGAGAAAAAAATGGCCCGCTTGCAGGAAATTGTCAGCGCCCTGGAATCCGGCGACCTTCCGCTGGAAGAGGGCATGGCCCTGTACAAGGAAGGCGCGGCATGTTCACGTTTTTGCCGTGAACAATTGGAAAAAGCTCGCCATGAACTCTCCCTCTGGCAGGACGGCGAGCTGAAATCTCTGAATCCGGATGAGGTAGGGAGTACAGCACGCGGCCAAGGGCCGCAGGAGGCGGAATAG
- the tnpA gene encoding IS200/IS605 family transposase, with amino-acid sequence MDDQSLEHTRWNCKYHIVFAPKFRRKIIYGKYKKEIGLILRRLCEYKKIEILEAHACVDHVHMCIKIPPKYSVAQIMGYLKGKSALMIFEQFSNLKYKFGNRHFWCKGYFVSTVGVNEATLLKYIREQEIRDKIADQHSLFEHKDPFMGRWE; translated from the coding sequence ATAGATGATCAAAGTTTAGAGCACACGCGTTGGAATTGCAAATATCATATTGTGTTTGCACCGAAATTCAGGCGCAAAATTATTTATGGCAAATACAAGAAAGAAATTGGCCTGATATTAAGGAGGTTGTGTGAGTACAAAAAGATTGAGATATTAGAAGCGCACGCATGTGTTGATCATGTCCACATGTGCATAAAAATACCTCCCAAGTATAGCGTGGCACAAATCATGGGATACTTGAAGGGAAAAAGCGCGTTAATGATATTCGAGCAGTTTTCAAACTTGAAATATAAGTTTGGGAACCGTCATTTCTGGTGCAAAGGCTATTTTGTCAGCACGGTAGGGGTGAATGAAGCTACTCTTTTGAAGTATATTCGTGAGCAAGAGATACGAGACAAAATAGCCGATCAGCATAGTTTGTTTGAACATAAAGACCCATTTATGGGTCGCTGGGAATAG